A stretch of Pseudoprevotella muciniphila DNA encodes these proteins:
- a CDS encoding mannose-1-phosphate guanylyltransferase: MIKHNDYCIILAGGSGKRLWPVSRQIYPKQFMDLFGIGRSLLQQTYDRFAEIIPPEHIFVATYAGYVDLVLEQLPELRRDQILEEPVQLSTAPPVAWAAFHIEQIDPKANIIVSPADQIIINQERFKEDVREGLNYVEDHEEILALGAKPTMPNTSYGYIQKGELTSEEAPIYKVKSFSEKPSEEYARMFVDCGEFVWNTGLFLCQLPTLTRRLEQLMPGVAEHWREEKRVLTAEEERRLINQYYPASLRISIDLVILDQSTNVCVRECDFGWADVGSWDSVRNVMKKDVDGNAVDKGAIAMLSNCKDNVISVPNGTLVCLKDLSGYLVAMQQGVIVVCPNNNTDILRTYINQAQMDDEGKFV, encoded by the coding sequence ATGATAAAACACAACGATTATTGCATCATCCTCGCAGGAGGATCCGGCAAGCGACTATGGCCTGTAAGCAGACAGATATACCCCAAGCAGTTCATGGACCTCTTCGGCATTGGCAGATCGCTTCTACAGCAGACGTACGACCGCTTCGCAGAAATAATTCCACCGGAACACATCTTTGTTGCCACGTATGCCGGGTACGTTGACCTCGTGTTGGAGCAACTGCCTGAACTCAGGCGCGACCAGATACTCGAAGAGCCCGTACAACTCTCCACTGCACCTCCCGTGGCATGGGCAGCCTTCCACATTGAGCAGATCGATCCCAAGGCGAACATCATCGTTTCGCCAGCCGACCAGATCATCATCAATCAGGAACGCTTCAAGGAGGATGTCAGAGAAGGACTGAATTACGTGGAGGACCACGAAGAAATCCTCGCACTCGGCGCAAAGCCCACCATGCCCAACACATCCTACGGATACATTCAGAAAGGCGAACTCACAAGCGAAGAAGCACCTATATACAAGGTAAAATCGTTCAGCGAGAAGCCCAGCGAGGAATACGCCAGGATGTTCGTCGATTGTGGAGAATTCGTATGGAACACGGGATTGTTCCTCTGCCAACTGCCCACACTGACACGCCGCCTTGAGCAACTCATGCCCGGTGTGGCAGAACACTGGCGCGAAGAGAAGCGCGTGCTCACGGCAGAAGAGGAACGACGACTCATCAATCAGTACTACCCCGCCAGCCTGCGCATCTCCATCGACCTCGTCATCCTCGACCAATCCACCAATGTCTGTGTGCGCGAATGCGACTTCGGATGGGCTGATGTCGGTTCGTGGGACAGTGTGCGCAATGTGATGAAGAAGGACGTGGATGGTAATGCTGTTGATAAAGGAGCCATCGCCATGTTGTCGAATTGCAAGGACAACGTCATCAGCGTGCCCAACGGCACACTCGTCTGCCTGAAGGACCTCAGCGGCTACCTCGTGGCGATGCAGCAAGGCGTCATCGTGGTCTGCCCGAACAACAACACCGACATCCTGCGCACATACATCAATCAGGCACAAATGGACGACGAAGGAAAGTTCGTATGA
- a CDS encoding carboxylesterase family protein: MTSLMQRSFIRLLLLSTFFASLQVSAQERGQLAAMKATAEGGYNFWLYAPPEYVVDGERVPVLVFLHGRSLCGTDMQKVRRYGPLDALQRGLYFPCFIIAPQNPGGPWKPEKIMQCLEWVEQNYDVDSNRFYAIGMSLGGYGVMDFAGTYPDRIAAAMPICGGTTLKDKSGLGRLPLWILHGTADRAINIEESKKVVRALQESGQDKLLRYSWWAGASHGDLARLMYSHQAYDWLFWHNLADNPRETYREIDITLSDLKDVYQQLVPEWTQFDIVRKITTP, translated from the coding sequence ATGACCTCTCTTATGCAACGCTCCTTCATCAGACTATTGCTCCTCAGCACCTTTTTCGCCTCGCTCCAAGTCTCGGCACAGGAGCGGGGTCAACTGGCTGCCATGAAGGCTACGGCTGAAGGCGGCTACAACTTTTGGCTCTATGCACCGCCGGAATACGTGGTGGACGGCGAGCGAGTGCCCGTCCTCGTGTTCCTCCACGGCAGAAGCCTCTGCGGCACCGACATGCAGAAAGTGAGACGATACGGTCCTCTCGATGCCCTGCAGCGCGGGCTCTACTTCCCCTGCTTCATCATCGCACCACAAAACCCGGGCGGACCGTGGAAACCCGAGAAAATCATGCAATGCCTCGAATGGGTGGAGCAGAACTACGACGTCGATAGCAACCGATTCTATGCCATCGGCATGAGTCTCGGCGGCTACGGCGTGATGGACTTTGCCGGCACCTACCCCGACCGCATAGCAGCCGCCATGCCCATCTGCGGCGGAACCACGCTGAAAGACAAGTCAGGACTCGGACGACTACCCCTCTGGATACTCCATGGCACAGCCGACCGCGCCATCAACATCGAAGAGTCGAAAAAGGTGGTACGCGCCCTGCAGGAAAGCGGGCAGGACAAACTCCTGAGATACAGCTGGTGGGCAGGAGCCAGTCACGGCGACCTTGCCCGTCTCATGTATTCCCACCAGGCCTACGACTGGCTCTTTTGGCACAATCTTGCCGACAATCCTCGCGAAACCTACCGCGAGATAGACATCACCCTCAGCGACTTGAAGGATGTCTATCAGCAACTCGTGCCCGAATGGACACAGTTCGACATCGTCAGGAAAATCACGACGCCTTAA
- a CDS encoding SDH family Clp fold serine proteinase — protein sequence MASIISKYISQRMSVLDLKKELSRLRSEYNRLTGRNLFIYAADFNKGKQGIDVSLMQDDFYMIQDILRESDKKQIDIYLETPGGSGESAEEIARFLHSKFEEVNFVIAGEAKSAGTILAMCANNIYMCSTGSLGPIDAQVRVGRSTISAYDYKTWVDERREEAAKKGKLNPFDALLISQISPGEIYGIMNSLQFAQDLVEEWLPKYKFKDWITTETRGLPVTQEMKEKRAKQISEKLCNHMDWHTHGRSLKIEDLNAELRIENIDDNPTLANIVYRIKTVIRLIFDTSTDFKLYFWEDCELARSANVASTPFNKPAAQNDVKSIEVVEFGVPCPKCGKEHKIKGYPNLSSADIRRLHLQVNPLVKDNDLLVCDTPGCGFTIDLKPIKNMFENQFKKRVTLK from the coding sequence ATGGCAAGTATAATCAGTAAATATATTTCGCAGAGAATGAGTGTCTTGGATCTGAAAAAAGAACTCAGTCGATTGCGTTCTGAATATAACAGGTTGACTGGACGCAACTTGTTCATCTATGCTGCTGACTTTAACAAGGGGAAGCAAGGTATAGACGTCAGTCTTATGCAAGATGACTTTTATATGATTCAGGACATTTTGCGAGAGTCTGACAAGAAGCAAATTGACATTTACCTGGAAACTCCTGGAGGAAGTGGAGAGTCTGCTGAGGAAATTGCAAGATTCCTACACTCAAAATTTGAGGAAGTGAATTTCGTGATAGCAGGGGAAGCAAAAAGTGCCGGAACCATACTTGCCATGTGTGCTAATAATATTTATATGTGCAGCACTGGCAGTTTGGGACCAATCGATGCACAGGTAAGAGTTGGAAGAAGTACAATCTCTGCCTATGACTATAAGACTTGGGTTGACGAGAGAAGGGAAGAGGCCGCAAAAAAAGGAAAATTGAATCCATTTGATGCTTTGCTTATTTCACAGATCTCCCCAGGTGAAATCTATGGCATCATGAATTCGCTGCAATTCGCACAGGATCTTGTGGAGGAATGGCTGCCGAAATACAAATTTAAGGACTGGATAACTACAGAAACTCGAGGTCTTCCTGTTACTCAGGAAATGAAAGAGAAAAGGGCAAAGCAAATTTCCGAGAAACTGTGCAATCACATGGATTGGCACACACATGGGCGATCCCTCAAAATCGAAGACCTCAATGCAGAACTGAGAATTGAAAATATTGACGATAATCCTACCCTCGCGAATATAGTCTATAGGATAAAGACTGTTATCCGATTAATATTCGACACCAGTACTGACTTTAAACTATATTTCTGGGAAGATTGCGAACTGGCAAGATCTGCCAATGTGGCCAGTACTCCATTCAACAAACCTGCAGCACAGAATGACGTTAAGAGCATAGAAGTGGTCGAGTTCGGAGTTCCATGTCCTAAATGCGGAAAAGAACATAAAATAAAGGGATACCCTAACCTTTCAAGCGCAGATATACGAAGACTCCATCTGCAAGTAAACCCTTTAGTAAAAGATAATGACCTCTTGGTCTGTGATACTCCAGGATGTGGGTTTACAATCGATTTGAAACCAATTAAAAATATGTTTGAAAATCAGTTCAAGAAAAGAGTCACACTAAAATAG
- the radA gene encoding DNA repair protein RadA has protein sequence MAQKSKTVFVCSNCGYDAPKWQGKCPSCGQWNTFKEMTIMPERRSEKIASGVLDNGHKSEPVRLSSISAAEEPRIDTHDTELNRVLGGGLVPGSLTLLGGEPGIGKSTLLLQTILGMRDKNVLYVSGEESERQIKLRADRLNHQGTDCLLLCETELERIFAHIKNTQPDMVVIDSIQTIFTSTIDSAPGNITQIRECTAAILKYAKESSVPVILIGHITKDGTIAGPKVLEHIVDTVLQFEGDRHYFYRILRSIKNRFGSTAELGIYEMRSDGLIAVENPSQVLVNEDNAELSGVAVAAAIEGARPFLIETQALVSTAAYGTPQRSSTGFDTRRLNMLLAVLEKRVGFKLGQKDVFLNIAGGIRVSDPAIDLSVIAAVLSSNVDTGIERSVCLTGEVGLSGEIRPVTRIAQRISEAQKLGFERMIVPAANVKGLDKKGITIELVPVKRVEEALRALFG, from the coding sequence GTGGCACAAAAGTCAAAAACCGTTTTCGTCTGCTCAAATTGCGGCTACGATGCGCCGAAATGGCAGGGCAAATGCCCCAGTTGCGGACAGTGGAACACGTTCAAGGAGATGACCATAATGCCGGAACGTCGCAGCGAGAAGATAGCCTCCGGTGTGCTCGATAACGGACATAAGTCGGAGCCCGTGCGTCTGTCTTCCATCTCGGCTGCCGAGGAACCGCGCATCGACACCCATGATACGGAACTCAACCGTGTGCTTGGTGGCGGACTTGTGCCAGGCTCGCTCACGCTCCTTGGCGGTGAGCCGGGCATCGGCAAATCCACCCTTCTCCTGCAGACCATCCTCGGTATGCGCGACAAAAACGTGCTCTATGTGAGCGGCGAGGAGAGCGAGCGGCAAATCAAGTTGCGCGCCGACAGGCTGAACCATCAGGGCACCGACTGCCTGCTGCTCTGCGAAACGGAGTTGGAGCGCATATTCGCACACATCAAGAACACGCAGCCCGACATGGTGGTCATAGATTCCATACAGACCATCTTTACCTCCACCATCGACTCTGCTCCAGGCAATATCACGCAAATCCGGGAATGCACCGCTGCCATACTGAAATATGCAAAAGAAAGCAGTGTTCCCGTCATTCTGATTGGACACATCACCAAAGACGGCACCATTGCCGGACCGAAAGTGCTGGAACACATTGTCGATACGGTGCTGCAGTTCGAAGGCGACCGCCACTACTTCTACCGCATCTTGCGAAGCATAAAGAACCGCTTCGGCAGTACGGCAGAACTCGGCATCTACGAAATGCGCAGCGATGGACTCATCGCCGTGGAAAATCCTTCGCAAGTGCTCGTAAACGAAGACAATGCCGAACTCAGCGGCGTGGCTGTTGCTGCTGCCATAGAGGGTGCGCGTCCATTCCTCATCGAGACGCAAGCCCTTGTCAGTACGGCGGCTTACGGTACACCGCAACGCTCCAGCACAGGCTTCGACACGCGGCGACTCAATATGCTGCTTGCCGTACTCGAGAAGCGCGTGGGGTTCAAACTGGGGCAGAAGGACGTCTTCCTCAATATAGCCGGTGGTATCCGCGTGAGCGACCCTGCCATCGACCTGAGCGTCATTGCAGCCGTGCTTTCGAGCAATGTGGATACAGGCATAGAGCGCAGCGTGTGCCTCACGGGCGAAGTGGGGCTGAGCGGCGAGATACGTCCCGTTACCCGCATAGCCCAGCGCATCAGCGAGGCACAGAAACTCGGTTTTGAGCGGATGATTGTACCGGCTGCCAACGTGAAAGGGCTCGACAAGAAAGGCATCACCATAGAACTCGTTCCCGTGAAGCGCGTGGAAGAAGCCTTGCGCGCCTTGTTCGGATAA
- a CDS encoding S24 family peptidase — MAGALTGEKSVLEYECERYVVPAFSGADFLMPVKGNSMMPTYISGDIVACQRVPMSGLFFQWNKPYVLDTAQGAIIKRIKPGSDKQHVLIVSDNKEYDPFELPYEDIYAVALVIGIIRLE; from the coding sequence ATGGCAGGAGCCTTAACGGGGGAAAAGTCTGTCCTGGAATACGAGTGCGAGCGTTATGTGGTACCGGCTTTCAGCGGGGCTGACTTTCTTATGCCAGTGAAAGGCAACAGCATGATGCCGACATACATATCAGGCGACATAGTGGCTTGCCAGCGTGTACCCATGTCCGGCTTATTCTTCCAATGGAACAAACCCTACGTCCTCGACACGGCACAGGGGGCAATTATCAAACGCATAAAGCCGGGATCTGACAAGCAGCACGTCCTCATCGTTTCCGACAACAAAGAATATGATCCGTTTGAACTACCATACGAGGACATCTATGCCGTAGCCCTTGTTATCGGCATCATCCGCCTCGAATAA
- the greA gene encoding transcription elongation factor GreA codes for MEYMSQEGYDKLVEELRQMIHEELPKVKDAIAEARDKGDLSENFEYHAAKREQARLLSRIRFKQNVLKYARVMDKSRLNSDSIALLSKVEMTNLTTGAKMNYTIVSPHEANLREGKISIKSPIGQALLNKKAGDTIEVAVPAGLLKLRIDKVDL; via the coding sequence ATGGAATACATGTCTCAAGAGGGCTACGACAAACTTGTAGAGGAATTGCGGCAGATGATACATGAGGAACTGCCCAAGGTGAAAGATGCTATTGCTGAAGCGCGCGACAAAGGCGACCTCAGCGAGAATTTCGAGTATCATGCAGCAAAGCGCGAACAGGCACGCCTGCTGAGCCGCATACGCTTCAAGCAGAATGTGCTGAAGTATGCGCGCGTCATGGACAAGTCGCGGCTCAACAGCGACAGCATAGCCCTGCTCAGCAAAGTAGAAATGACCAACCTCACCACTGGCGCAAAAATGAACTATACGATTGTCAGCCCCCACGAGGCTAATCTGCGCGAGGGAAAAATCTCCATAAAGTCGCCCATAGGTCAGGCGTTGCTCAACAAGAAAGCCGGCGACACCATAGAGGTGGCTGTCCCGGCAGGGCTCTTGAAACTGCGAATAGATAAGGTTGATTTATAG
- the cas1 gene encoding type II CRISPR-associated endonuclease Cas1 translates to MIKQTLIFTTPVSLSLKDCQLVISKKEDDTIVTRPIEDIGFVVVDNPMVKMTVPLINALTENNVATIFCDSRQMPSSMLLTLEGNSTQQESYRFQIEAKKSTNKQLWKQIIEAKIKNQSALLKLVGKDGDKLKPYYMNVKSGDSDNREGIASQIYWKTLFGKDFLRSRDGFSPNNLLNYGYAILRAAVARALVGSGLLPAFGIYHRNRYNAFPLADDIMEPYRPFVDEIVYHQYMDEEVDSLNKEVKIQLLKCLTSDVKMNKIVRPLQIALSMTTASLVRVYKGQEGKLVLPEMK, encoded by the coding sequence ATGATAAAGCAGACTTTAATATTTACAACTCCAGTGTCTTTGTCTTTAAAGGATTGCCAGTTGGTTATCTCAAAGAAAGAAGACGATACCATTGTGACGCGTCCGATAGAAGACATCGGCTTTGTGGTGGTGGACAATCCGATGGTAAAGATGACAGTGCCATTGATAAATGCTTTGACAGAAAACAATGTGGCTACTATCTTTTGCGACAGCCGTCAAATGCCCAGTTCTATGCTCTTGACGCTGGAGGGTAATTCCACTCAGCAAGAAAGTTATCGGTTTCAGATAGAGGCAAAAAAGAGTACCAACAAACAACTTTGGAAACAAATCATAGAAGCAAAAATAAAAAACCAGTCGGCACTTCTTAAACTAGTGGGTAAGGATGGCGACAAACTAAAGCCATATTATATGAATGTGAAATCAGGGGATTCCGACAACAGAGAAGGCATTGCTTCACAAATTTATTGGAAAACCTTGTTTGGCAAGGATTTCCTGAGAAGCCGCGATGGTTTTTCGCCAAACAATCTGCTGAATTATGGGTATGCCATACTTCGTGCAGCGGTGGCACGCGCGTTGGTGGGGTCGGGACTCCTGCCCGCTTTTGGCATATACCATCGCAATCGCTACAATGCTTTTCCTTTGGCAGATGACATTATGGAACCATACCGTCCCTTTGTGGATGAAATAGTTTACCACCAATATATGGATGAAGAAGTTGATAGTCTTAACAAGGAGGTAAAAATACAACTGCTTAAATGCCTGACGTCAGATGTAAAAATGAATAAAATAGTAAGACCTCTGCAGATTGCATTGTCAATGACAACGGCATCGCTTGTGAGGGTGTATAAAGGTCAGGAAGGTAAATTGGTGCTCCCGGAAATGAAATGA
- the cas9 gene encoding type II CRISPR RNA-guided endonuclease Cas9 (Cas9, originally named Csn1, is the large, multifunctional signature protein of type II CRISPR/Cas systems. It is well known even to general audiences because its RNA-guided endonuclease activity has made it a popular tool for custom editing of eukaryotic genomes.), which translates to MIPKFKRKSKKKFPFEDIAKELAGKKNYCYFKDKEQKPYKFNYPMDTSVSGSVVNAQLEEIFGSDWKNAVCEVYTLSDGKTQDEIVNDVWHALFFYDDEEKLKGFAKNRLQLSDEESEKFCKITLPSDYAALSMKAIRKILPYMRDYGLIYSKAVYLANLGEVIPQEIWENEEARKSVIDEVKDVMENVEIGKLSGNLGTVVREYLSQKYGVDENALNRLYHPSMLEHYPQQRSNSDGIFQLGSPRINSVRNPMAMHSLFRLRKVVNLLLKEGKIDEKTIIHIEFARELNDANKRKAIKFLQKINENDRDACRKKIEELGYTSVSDTDILKYQLWEEQGHQCLYTGEQIGVKDFLGENPKYDIEHTIPRSAGGDSTKENMTLCSSKFNREVKRTKLPTALPDYDEILMRIEFMREKYESLDKQIRAIKRKSATTKEQRDSDIQKRHQLKMQRDYWKGKYDRFTMEEVPEGFARRQGAGIGLISRYARLYLKSVFEKVYVVKGNATAEFRKIWGIQEEYTKKERVNHVHHCIDAITIACIGLDEHNKLAHFYHQVEEYRNNEKNRPQFVKPWPTFTEDVMKIQDELLVAHYSQDNMPKHTRKRVGKTYIQGDTARTSLHNETYYGAIEKDEEVKYVVRKPLDGMEEKDVKNIVDDVVRQKVEDAIAKHGSLKKAVESTIWMNEQLQIPIKKVRIYAKNVVRPLQIRQQRDQSRKEYKRQYHVENDRNYLMAIYIGKDKKGKEKRDFVVVNNLEAAKYYRRSNNAEGGLVPDVSEKNGFSLAYCLKIGTMVLLYEKSPEEIWLSDKKAWQRRLYKVTGLSSLVISSYVYGTISLIHHQEARRSSEVKLKNGAYASNEELRSGIKMYHTQINALVEGVDFVLNDLGEIKRLR; encoded by the coding sequence ATAATCCCTAAGTTCAAGAGAAAATCAAAAAAGAAATTCCCATTCGAAGACATAGCCAAGGAATTGGCTGGTAAGAAAAACTATTGTTACTTCAAAGACAAGGAGCAGAAGCCTTATAAGTTCAATTACCCGATGGATACATCAGTATCCGGAAGTGTGGTCAATGCCCAACTTGAGGAAATCTTCGGCAGCGATTGGAAAAACGCCGTTTGCGAGGTCTATACTTTGTCTGACGGCAAGACACAAGACGAAATCGTCAATGACGTCTGGCATGCATTGTTCTTTTATGACGATGAAGAAAAACTCAAAGGTTTTGCCAAAAACCGCTTACAACTCAGTGATGAGGAGTCGGAGAAATTCTGCAAAATAACACTACCAAGCGATTACGCAGCACTCAGCATGAAAGCCATCCGAAAAATACTGCCTTATATGCGCGACTACGGACTGATTTATTCAAAGGCCGTCTATTTGGCAAATTTGGGAGAGGTAATTCCACAAGAGATTTGGGAAAATGAGGAGGCACGGAAGTCTGTGATAGACGAAGTGAAAGATGTGATGGAAAACGTTGAAATCGGCAAACTTTCAGGAAATTTAGGAACTGTTGTCAGAGAATATTTGAGCCAAAAGTATGGTGTTGACGAAAATGCTTTGAATAGGTTGTACCATCCGTCCATGTTGGAACATTATCCGCAACAGCGTTCCAATAGTGATGGCATCTTCCAACTTGGCAGTCCGCGCATCAACAGTGTACGCAACCCGATGGCGATGCATTCGTTATTCAGGTTGAGAAAAGTGGTCAATCTGTTATTGAAAGAGGGCAAAATAGATGAAAAGACCATCATTCATATAGAGTTTGCAAGGGAACTGAATGATGCCAACAAACGGAAGGCTATTAAGTTTCTCCAAAAAATAAACGAAAACGACCGAGATGCATGCAGAAAGAAAATTGAGGAATTGGGTTATACCTCCGTTTCTGACACAGACATCCTGAAATATCAATTGTGGGAAGAGCAAGGCCACCAATGTCTTTATACAGGCGAGCAAATCGGTGTGAAGGACTTCTTGGGAGAAAATCCGAAATACGATATAGAGCACACCATACCGCGAAGTGCGGGAGGTGACAGTACCAAGGAAAACATGACCTTGTGTAGCAGTAAGTTTAATCGCGAAGTAAAAAGAACCAAACTGCCTACAGCGTTGCCAGATTATGATGAAATCTTGATGCGTATTGAGTTTATGAGAGAGAAGTATGAGAGTCTGGACAAGCAAATAAGGGCAATAAAGCGCAAGTCAGCAACAACCAAGGAGCAAAGGGATTCGGATATTCAAAAGCGGCATCAATTAAAGATGCAGCGCGACTATTGGAAAGGCAAGTACGACCGATTCACGATGGAAGAGGTGCCCGAAGGTTTTGCTCGCAGGCAGGGTGCAGGCATCGGCTTGATTTCGCGCTATGCTCGCCTATATCTTAAGTCGGTTTTTGAGAAGGTATATGTGGTTAAGGGTAATGCTACAGCGGAATTCAGAAAGATTTGGGGTATTCAGGAAGAATATACCAAGAAGGAGCGCGTGAATCATGTTCATCACTGTATAGATGCTATAACGATTGCTTGCATAGGGCTTGACGAGCATAACAAACTTGCTCATTTTTACCATCAGGTGGAAGAATATAGGAACAACGAAAAGAATAGACCTCAATTCGTAAAGCCCTGGCCGACATTTACGGAGGATGTCATGAAAATTCAAGATGAGTTGCTTGTGGCGCACTATAGTCAGGATAATATGCCGAAACATACACGAAAGAGGGTAGGCAAAACGTATATACAAGGTGATACCGCGCGTACATCTCTTCACAATGAGACTTATTATGGTGCTATTGAAAAGGATGAGGAGGTGAAATATGTAGTCAGGAAACCGCTTGATGGCATGGAAGAAAAAGATGTCAAGAATATAGTGGATGACGTGGTGCGCCAAAAAGTGGAAGATGCTATAGCAAAACACGGAAGTCTGAAAAAAGCAGTGGAATCCACAATCTGGATGAATGAACAACTGCAAATACCTATTAAGAAAGTACGCATTTATGCAAAAAATGTTGTTAGACCACTGCAAATACGCCAGCAGCGTGACCAATCAAGAAAAGAATACAAACGCCAGTACCATGTAGAGAATGACCGTAACTATTTGATGGCTATCTATATCGGTAAAGATAAGAAAGGGAAAGAAAAAAGAGACTTTGTGGTGGTAAACAATCTTGAAGCAGCTAAATATTACAGACGTAGCAACAATGCGGAAGGAGGTTTAGTGCCAGATGTGAGCGAAAAGAATGGTTTCTCCCTTGCTTACTGCCTGAAGATAGGAACAATGGTGCTGCTTTATGAAAAATCTCCAGAAGAAATTTGGTTGTCCGATAAGAAAGCTTGGCAGAGAAGACTATATAAAGTTACGGGACTTTCTTCTTTGGTGATAAGTAGTTATGTGTATGGTACAATATCATTGATTCATCATCAAGAGGCAAGAAGGAGCAGTGAAGTAAAACTGAAAAATGGTGCTTATGCTTCAAATGAGGAATTAAGATCTGGCATTAAGATGTATCATACCCAAATTAATGCCCTCGTTGAAGGAGTTGATTTTGTACTGAACGATTTGGGCGAAATCAAGAGACTAAGATGA
- the cas2 gene encoding CRISPR-associated endonuclease Cas2: MSEIRLNAYHIMWLFVFFDLPVTTKKERKQAAQFRKELMKDGFAMMQFSVYIRHCASYESQNVHLKRIKAIVPPKGKISVLSVTDKQYGNILNFWGKEKKVISEPVQLELF; the protein is encoded by the coding sequence ATGAGTGAAATTAGACTAAATGCATATCATATCATGTGGCTGTTCGTATTTTTCGACTTGCCGGTAACTACGAAGAAAGAACGCAAGCAAGCCGCACAGTTTCGTAAGGAACTGATGAAGGATGGCTTTGCGATGATGCAATTTTCTGTGTATATCCGGCATTGTGCTTCTTATGAAAGTCAGAATGTACATCTCAAACGGATTAAGGCCATTGTGCCCCCGAAAGGAAAGATAAGTGTACTCAGCGTAACAGATAAACAATATGGGAATATTCTCAACTTTTGGGGCAAAGAAAAGAAAGTAATAAGCGAACCTGTACAGTTGGAACTTTTTTAA
- a CDS encoding four helix bundle suffix domain-containing protein yields MVSKEKNKSKEKNISLERYEDGTPSVMRKATVYTELYFYRKSDVLVQLTKEFCNRFLPRYGDRTKDQMIQAARSIKQNIAEGLTDGQTSFEMEIKLLGTAKGSNRELLEDYQDYIKQHNIPEWAKENTGRYNVMRNFCYEHHDEKDYRPYFTRWTDEEMANVAICLCHMVDKALTTFLKKRDREFVEEGGIRERMTAARLDERGTQKQIIAQQEREIAELKAKIASQQREIEVLKAQINKAEADSNDFSG; encoded by the coding sequence ATGGTGTCAAAAGAAAAGAACAAGTCAAAAGAAAAGAACATAAGTCTGGAACGTTACGAAGATGGCACACCGAGCGTTATGCGCAAGGCGACAGTCTATACAGAGTTATACTTCTACCGTAAGAGCGATGTGCTTGTTCAACTCACAAAAGAATTCTGCAATCGCTTTCTTCCCCGTTATGGCGACCGCACCAAGGACCAGATGATACAGGCTGCGCGCTCCATAAAGCAAAATATCGCTGAAGGGCTTACCGACGGGCAAACATCCTTCGAGATGGAGATAAAACTGCTTGGCACTGCTAAGGGCAGTAACAGGGAACTCTTGGAGGATTACCAAGACTATATTAAGCAGCATAACATTCCCGAATGGGCAAAGGAAAACACTGGCCGATACAATGTTATGCGCAACTTTTGCTATGAGCACCACGACGAAAAAGATTACCGCCCCTATTTCACACGCTGGACCGACGAGGAGATGGCAAACGTCGCTATCTGCCTGTGCCACATGGTGGACAAAGCCCTGACCACTTTCCTTAAAAAACGCGACCGCGAGTTCGTAGAAGAAGGCGGCATAAGGGAGCGTATGACTGCTGCCCGCCTTGACGAACGCGGTACACAGAAGCAAATCATTGCACAGCAGGAACGCGAAATAGCAGAACTAAAGGCGAAGATTGCCTCTCAGCAACGCGAAATAGAAGTGCTCAAGGCTCAGATAAACAAGGCGGAAGCGGATAGCAACGATTTTTCCGGATAG
- a CDS encoding MerR family transcriptional regulator, which translates to MANEKDLKLYYSINEVAEMFGIKDTTLRFWEREFPKQINPKKTSRNVRQYTKDDIEQIRVIHNLVKVRGLKISAARELLKKNKSGVQQEAELVARLQKIRAELIAIKKNLEELE; encoded by the coding sequence ATGGCAAACGAGAAGGACCTGAAACTTTATTACTCCATCAACGAGGTGGCTGAAATGTTCGGTATCAAGGACACCACTCTCCGTTTCTGGGAGCGTGAGTTCCCCAAGCAGATCAACCCGAAGAAGACGAGCCGCAACGTGAGGCAATACACAAAGGACGACATCGAGCAGATTCGTGTCATCCACAATCTCGTCAAGGTGCGCGGTCTGAAGATTTCTGCTGCCCGCGAACTGCTGAAGAAGAACAAGAGCGGTGTGCAGCAGGAGGCAGAACTCGTGGCGCGGTTGCAGAAAATACGTGCCGAGTTGATAGCCATAAAGAAAAACCTCGAAGAACTGGAATAG